From a region of the Tenggerimyces flavus genome:
- a CDS encoding acyl-CoA dehydrogenase family protein, whose protein sequence is MPFELDEEHEAFRKVVREFADTELAPHTAAWDERHEFPLDAVDKMGKLGLFGLPVPEEYGGSGGDFTSLCIAIEEIGRVDQSLGITLEGAVGLGITPILAYGTEEQKQRWLPDLTAGRTLAAFGLTEAESGSDAGATKTKARLENGEWVIDGSKQFITNSGTDITALVTVTARTGENEISSIIVPSGTDGFIVEPSYNKLGWHASDTHPLTFQNCRVPEANLLGERGKGYAQFLATLDDGRIAIGALATGLIQACLDHALAYAKERKAFGKTIGTKQAVAFKLADLQAAVETSRLLVYKAAALRDAGRPKAEVKRAAAIAKLVSTEAAVTATREATQIFGGYGFMEEYPVARFYRDAKILEIGEGTSEIQRLVIARGLGLDVE, encoded by the coding sequence ATGCCGTTCGAACTCGACGAAGAGCACGAAGCGTTCCGCAAGGTCGTCCGCGAGTTCGCCGACACCGAGCTCGCGCCGCACACCGCCGCCTGGGACGAACGGCACGAGTTCCCGCTCGACGCGGTCGACAAGATGGGCAAGCTCGGCCTGTTCGGGCTCCCCGTTCCCGAGGAGTACGGCGGCAGCGGCGGCGACTTCACCAGCCTGTGCATCGCGATCGAGGAGATCGGACGCGTCGACCAGTCGCTCGGCATCACCCTCGAGGGCGCGGTGGGGCTCGGCATCACCCCGATCCTCGCGTACGGCACCGAGGAACAGAAGCAGCGCTGGCTCCCCGACCTCACCGCTGGCCGCACGCTCGCCGCGTTCGGACTCACCGAGGCCGAGTCCGGTTCCGACGCCGGCGCCACGAAGACCAAGGCCAGGTTGGAGAACGGCGAGTGGGTCATCGACGGCTCCAAGCAGTTCATCACGAACTCCGGCACCGACATCACCGCCCTCGTCACGGTCACCGCGAGGACCGGCGAGAACGAGATCTCCTCGATCATCGTCCCGTCCGGCACCGACGGCTTCATCGTCGAGCCCAGCTACAACAAGCTCGGCTGGCACGCCTCCGACACCCACCCGCTCACGTTCCAGAACTGCCGCGTCCCCGAGGCCAACCTGCTCGGCGAGCGGGGCAAGGGATACGCGCAGTTCCTCGCCACGCTCGACGACGGCCGCATCGCGATCGGCGCGCTCGCGACCGGGCTCATCCAGGCCTGCCTCGACCACGCGCTCGCGTACGCCAAGGAGCGCAAGGCGTTCGGCAAGACGATCGGCACCAAGCAGGCCGTCGCGTTCAAGCTCGCCGACCTGCAGGCCGCGGTGGAGACGTCCAGGCTGCTCGTCTACAAGGCCGCGGCCCTCCGCGACGCCGGCCGTCCCAAGGCCGAGGTCAAGCGCGCCGCCGCGATCGCGAAGCTCGTGTCCACCGAGGCCGCGGTCACCGCGACCCGCGAGGCCACGCAGATCTTCGGCGGCTACGGCTTCATGGAGGAGTACCCGGTCGCCCGCTTCTACCGCGACGCCAAGATCCTCGAGATCGGCGAGGGAACGAGCGAGATCCAACGGCTGGTGATCGCGCGCGGTCTGGGCCTCGACGTCGAGTAG
- a CDS encoding fumarylacetoacetate hydrolase family protein, giving the protein MQLLRLGAPGEERPAVRTDDGTLFALDSLTPEIDGKFFATGGLAEVREAVSQGTLEQIDDPGDGSGLRLGAPIAKPGAVLCIGQNYAAHAAESGDSPPKTPILFFKHPNTVVGPYDDVLIPRESVKTDWEVELGVVIGKQARYLASPDEALEYVAGYVVSNDVSERTFQIEHSAGQWSKGKCCETFNPLGPFLVPADEVEPQKLGLRSSVNGEVRQDSTTADMIFDVAFLIWHLSQYLVLDAGDLINTGTPQGVALSGRFPFLEAGDVMELEIDGLGKQRQQLVQA; this is encoded by the coding sequence GTGCAGTTGCTACGCCTTGGAGCTCCTGGCGAGGAGCGTCCCGCCGTCCGCACGGATGACGGCACGCTGTTCGCGCTGGACTCCCTCACTCCCGAGATCGACGGCAAGTTCTTCGCCACCGGCGGGCTGGCCGAGGTCAGGGAAGCGGTTTCTCAAGGGACACTCGAGCAGATCGACGATCCCGGTGACGGCAGCGGGCTGCGGCTCGGCGCGCCGATCGCCAAGCCGGGTGCGGTGTTGTGCATCGGACAGAACTACGCCGCGCACGCCGCGGAGTCCGGTGACTCGCCGCCGAAGACGCCGATCCTGTTCTTCAAGCACCCCAACACCGTGGTCGGTCCGTACGACGACGTGCTGATCCCGCGCGAGTCGGTGAAGACCGACTGGGAGGTCGAGCTCGGCGTCGTGATCGGCAAGCAGGCGCGCTATCTCGCCTCGCCAGACGAGGCGCTGGAGTACGTCGCCGGGTACGTCGTGTCGAACGACGTGTCGGAGCGCACGTTCCAGATCGAGCACTCCGCCGGCCAGTGGTCGAAGGGCAAGTGCTGCGAGACGTTCAACCCGCTCGGCCCGTTCCTCGTTCCCGCCGACGAGGTCGAGCCGCAGAAGCTCGGCCTCAGATCGAGCGTCAACGGTGAGGTACGGCAGGACTCGACGACCGCGGACATGATCTTCGACGTCGCGTTCCTGATCTGGCACCTCTCGCAGTACCTCGTGCTCGACGCCGGCGACCTCATCAACACCGGCACGCCGCAAGGGGTCGCGCTCTCCGGTCGCTTCCCGTTCCTCGAGGCTGGGGACGTGATGGAGCTGGAGATCGACGGCCTCGGCAAGCAACGCCAGCAGCTGGTCCAGGCATGA
- a CDS encoding SDR family NAD(P)-dependent oxidoreductase produces the protein MSDFDGLVAVVTGGASGIGLATATLLAERGAKVAALDLQAEKVPEPLLGVSCDVTDSAAVQAAIDIVIERFGRLDIVVNNAGIGAIGTVADNDDDEWLRVLNVNVVGMARVSRAALPHLRKSPAAAIVNTCSIAAVAGIPMRALYSASKGAVRALTFAMAADHVHEGIRVNMVHPGTADTPWVGRLLAQADDPEAERAALEARQPTGKLVSPQEVAAGIVYLASPLAGATTAVELGVDGGMQNLRLRPKS, from the coding sequence ATGAGTGACTTCGACGGTCTGGTTGCAGTCGTCACCGGTGGCGCGTCCGGCATCGGGCTCGCCACCGCGACGCTGCTCGCCGAGCGCGGCGCGAAGGTCGCCGCGCTCGACCTGCAGGCCGAGAAGGTGCCGGAACCGCTGCTCGGGGTGAGCTGCGACGTGACCGACTCGGCGGCGGTGCAAGCCGCGATTGACATCGTGATCGAGCGGTTCGGCCGGCTCGACATCGTCGTCAACAACGCCGGCATCGGCGCGATCGGCACGGTCGCCGACAATGACGACGACGAGTGGCTGCGGGTGCTGAACGTCAACGTGGTCGGCATGGCGCGCGTCAGCAGGGCGGCGCTGCCGCACCTACGGAAGTCGCCGGCGGCCGCGATCGTCAACACCTGTTCGATCGCCGCGGTCGCGGGCATCCCGATGCGTGCGCTCTACAGCGCCTCGAAGGGCGCCGTTCGCGCGCTGACGTTCGCGATGGCGGCGGACCACGTGCACGAGGGCATCCGCGTCAACATGGTCCACCCGGGGACGGCGGACACGCCGTGGGTGGGCCGGTTGCTCGCGCAGGCCGACGATCCCGAGGCCGAACGTGCGGCACTCGAGGCGCGGCAGCCGACCGGCAAGCTGGTGTCGCCGCAAGAGGTCGCCGCTGGCATCGTCTACCTCGCCTCGCCGCTGGCCGGAGCGACCACCGCTGTCGAGCTCGGCGTCGACGGCGGCATGCAGAACCTCCGGCTCCGGCCGAAGTCGTAA
- a CDS encoding SCO6745 family protein, with product MESIARRLKRLVDPIHEVTYLADEPTAELMALGHRNYWDGYFAGRAAPLGRVSAEVVHAVFYNFADGEVARHVPRVWETATPEAALTARERGSAMALRSRLGPALADSAGLARAAELALQAATSAPTEGRILYAALRTLPVPSEPVAKLWHAATLLREHRGDGHIAALVTAGIGGTEAHVLAALSVGMPAEKFGRVHHLPKAQLAAVIDGLRTRGLIDASGWLSEVGRATKEQIEAITDDLAAATHESLDENELDQLLTDLEPITKTLEAANPH from the coding sequence ATGGAGTCGATCGCCCGTCGTCTGAAGCGGCTTGTGGACCCGATCCACGAGGTCACGTACCTCGCCGATGAGCCGACCGCCGAGTTGATGGCGCTGGGGCACCGGAACTACTGGGACGGCTACTTCGCCGGCCGGGCCGCTCCACTGGGTCGGGTCTCGGCGGAGGTGGTGCACGCGGTCTTCTACAACTTCGCCGACGGCGAGGTGGCGCGCCACGTTCCGCGGGTGTGGGAGACGGCCACGCCCGAGGCGGCGCTGACCGCTCGGGAACGGGGCAGCGCCATGGCTCTGCGGAGCCGTCTCGGGCCTGCTCTGGCTGACAGCGCCGGCTTGGCCCGGGCCGCCGAGCTGGCTCTCCAGGCGGCGACCAGCGCGCCGACGGAGGGGCGGATCCTCTACGCCGCGCTGCGGACGCTCCCCGTGCCGTCCGAGCCGGTGGCGAAGCTCTGGCACGCAGCGACCCTGCTGCGCGAGCACCGCGGCGACGGCCACATCGCCGCCCTGGTCACCGCGGGCATCGGCGGCACCGAGGCCCACGTCCTGGCCGCGCTGTCCGTGGGCATGCCGGCGGAGAAGTTCGGCCGCGTCCACCACCTCCCGAAGGCCCAACTGGCCGCCGTCATCGACGGCCTCCGCACCCGCGGCCTGATCGACGCCTCCGGCTGGCTCAGCGAGGTGGGCCGTGCGACGAAGGAGCAGATCGAGGCCATCACCGACGACCTCGCCGCGGCCACCCACGAAAGCCTGGACGAAAACGAGCTCGACCAGCTCCTCACCGACCTCGAACCGATCACCAAGACCCTCGAAGCCGCCAACCCCCACTAG
- a CDS encoding MerR family transcriptional regulator: MTDARTWSIAELAEEYAVTLRTIRFYEDRGLLSPERKGTQRVFHARDRVRLGLILRGKRLGFSLEEIARIVGMYDAEPGEVGQLQYLLEQIVVRRKELEQRRRDIEETLAELDAVETRCRDDLSRLTGDGK; this comes from the coding sequence ATGACTGACGCGCGGACGTGGTCGATCGCCGAGCTGGCCGAGGAGTACGCGGTGACGCTGCGGACGATCCGGTTCTACGAGGACCGCGGGCTGCTGTCGCCGGAACGCAAGGGCACGCAGCGGGTCTTCCACGCGCGCGACCGGGTGCGGCTGGGGCTGATCCTGCGGGGCAAGCGGCTCGGCTTCTCGCTGGAGGAGATCGCGCGGATCGTCGGCATGTACGACGCGGAGCCGGGCGAGGTGGGGCAGCTGCAGTACCTGCTGGAGCAGATCGTGGTGCGCCGCAAGGAGCTGGAGCAACGGCGCCGCGACATCGAGGAGACGCTGGCCGAGCTGGACGCCGTCGAGACCCGCTGCCGCGACGACCTCTCCCGCCTCACCGGCGACGGCAAATGA
- a CDS encoding alpha-galactosidase, whose translation MAGIEFDHAQRVWLLSTQTTSYGIRLTPHDRLVNIYWGPRIHLADAVHVVFTVAPSRIRTAETGGDGVEELPVEGELRYGQPSLSVRFGDQVRGIEWTFQGAETRREGNRSELELRFADRTYPLEVTLHYRVYEDGDIIERWTELRHTASASEDGAPETAEPIDVLQAHSASWAIPFRDDYRISHLHGHWGGETQLSRVPLAPASTFAIGSRTGITSHHANPWFAVDDGTAGEEHGEVWSGALAWSGSWRFHAQRFANGRASVSGGFGQDGFRVWKLHAGEIFETPVFAGVYSAAGFGAASRAWHTYQLRHIVPKAKQLRPVLYNSWEATFFDINEENQTQLAELAAEMGVELFVMDDGWFGQRINDRAGLGDWVTNPDRFPKGLAPLISAVHDRGMQFGIWVEPEMVNPDSDLYRDHPDWVYHFPTRKRSESRNQLVLNLGRPDVAEWMYEWLHDLLANNAIDYVKWDMNRPFSEPGWPEEADNPERLWIDHVRNLYSVLDRLRRAHPGVAIESCAGGGGRVDFGILARTDMVWTSDNTDGFDRLKIQEGFTQVYAPRVMSAWVTDSPDHINKRRSSLRWRFHSAMAGLLGIGGDLTKWTDAERTEAKELIAQYKRIRPVVQHGLLYRLRPPSAGDLSAVEYVHRDGSEVVVIAWQHSQQFGTVKPPLRLRGLDPLGRYRNPDTGEVWTGALLQNHGVPLVLRGDFDSCLIHLVRELDR comes from the coding sequence ATGGCAGGGATCGAGTTCGACCACGCGCAACGGGTCTGGTTGCTGTCGACGCAGACGACGTCGTACGGGATCCGGCTGACGCCGCACGACCGTTTGGTCAACATCTACTGGGGTCCGCGCATCCACCTGGCCGACGCCGTGCACGTCGTCTTCACCGTCGCGCCGAGCCGGATCCGCACCGCGGAGACCGGCGGCGACGGCGTCGAGGAGCTGCCGGTCGAGGGCGAGCTGCGGTACGGGCAGCCCTCGCTGTCGGTGCGCTTCGGCGACCAGGTGCGCGGCATCGAGTGGACGTTCCAAGGTGCGGAGACACGCCGCGAGGGCAACCGGAGCGAGCTCGAGCTGCGGTTCGCCGACCGTACGTACCCGCTCGAGGTCACGCTGCACTACCGCGTGTACGAGGACGGCGACATCATCGAGCGCTGGACGGAGCTGCGGCACACCGCTTCGGCCAGCGAGGACGGTGCGCCGGAGACCGCCGAGCCGATCGACGTGCTGCAAGCGCACTCCGCCTCGTGGGCGATCCCGTTCCGCGACGACTACCGAATCAGCCACCTGCATGGACATTGGGGCGGCGAGACGCAGCTGTCGCGGGTCCCGTTGGCGCCGGCATCGACGTTCGCGATCGGCAGCCGGACGGGGATCACGAGCCACCACGCCAACCCGTGGTTCGCGGTCGACGACGGTACGGCCGGCGAGGAGCACGGCGAGGTGTGGAGCGGGGCGCTCGCGTGGAGCGGGTCGTGGCGGTTCCACGCGCAGCGGTTCGCGAACGGGCGCGCGTCGGTGTCGGGTGGCTTCGGGCAGGACGGCTTCAGGGTCTGGAAGCTGCACGCTGGTGAGATCTTCGAGACTCCGGTCTTCGCGGGCGTCTACAGTGCCGCGGGCTTCGGCGCGGCGAGCCGGGCGTGGCACACGTACCAGCTCCGGCACATCGTGCCCAAGGCCAAGCAGCTTCGCCCGGTGCTCTACAACTCGTGGGAGGCGACGTTCTTCGACATCAACGAGGAGAACCAGACCCAGCTCGCGGAGCTCGCCGCGGAGATGGGGGTGGAGCTGTTCGTGATGGACGACGGATGGTTCGGGCAGCGCATCAACGACCGGGCCGGCCTCGGCGACTGGGTGACGAACCCGGACCGCTTCCCCAAGGGCCTGGCCCCGTTGATCTCCGCCGTGCACGACCGCGGCATGCAGTTCGGCATCTGGGTCGAGCCGGAGATGGTCAACCCGGACAGCGATCTGTACCGCGACCATCCGGACTGGGTCTACCACTTCCCGACCCGGAAGCGGAGCGAGTCACGCAACCAGCTCGTGCTGAACTTGGGCCGTCCCGACGTCGCCGAGTGGATGTACGAGTGGCTGCACGACCTGCTCGCGAACAACGCGATCGACTACGTGAAGTGGGACATGAACCGCCCGTTCTCCGAGCCCGGCTGGCCGGAGGAGGCGGACAACCCCGAGCGGTTGTGGATCGACCACGTACGCAACCTGTACTCCGTACTCGATCGGCTGCGGCGCGCGCATCCCGGCGTGGCGATCGAGAGCTGCGCGGGTGGTGGCGGCCGGGTCGACTTCGGCATCCTCGCGCGGACCGACATGGTGTGGACGTCGGACAACACCGACGGCTTCGACCGGTTGAAGATCCAGGAAGGCTTCACGCAGGTGTACGCGCCGCGCGTGATGTCGGCGTGGGTGACGGACTCGCCGGACCACATCAACAAGCGGCGCTCCTCGTTGCGGTGGCGCTTCCACTCGGCGATGGCAGGTCTGCTCGGTATCGGCGGCGATCTGACGAAATGGACCGATGCCGAACGTACCGAGGCGAAAGAGCTGATCGCGCAGTACAAGCGGATCCGTCCGGTCGTCCAGCACGGCCTGCTCTATCGGCTGCGGCCGCCTTCGGCTGGAGACCTTTCGGCGGTGGAGTACGTGCACCGCGACGGCTCCGAGGTCGTGGTGATCGCGTGGCAGCACTCGCAACAGTTCGGCACCGTCAAGCCGCCCTTGCGCCTGCGCGGCCTCGACCCGTTGGGCCGCTACCGCAACCCCGACACCGGCGAGGTCTGGACCGGCGCCCTGCTGCAGAACCACGGCGTCCCGCTGGTACTGCGCGGTGACTTCGACAGCTGCCTGATCCACCTCGTCCGCGAGCTCGACCGCTAG
- a CDS encoding sugar phosphate isomerase/epimerase family protein: MATPLAIQLYTVREAFAEDRAAALAKVAAKGFRAVEAYGIGDLSRDKADRIKDAQEFRAQLDDNGLTIVSTHGTVASDDSAEEIYDELEILGTNRLIAPVPGAVKGFAHDVLSTRDGVNRIAEAINNAAEKAKGRGIKIGYHNHDFEWQPVEDGTPAYDQFVRNLSDDVFIELDIYWTATAGQKPADVAALYANKIVLLHVKDGPAKRGELQTTVGQGVVDNVGAIISATMVEYHIVELDESAGDPFDDAATGGQWLVDNGHSTWA; encoded by the coding sequence ATGGCAACACCCCTCGCGATCCAGCTCTACACCGTCCGCGAAGCGTTCGCCGAGGACCGCGCCGCCGCGCTGGCCAAGGTGGCCGCGAAGGGCTTCCGGGCCGTCGAGGCGTACGGCATCGGCGACCTCAGCCGCGACAAGGCGGACAGGATCAAGGACGCGCAGGAGTTCCGCGCTCAGCTGGACGACAACGGCCTCACCATCGTCTCCACGCACGGAACGGTCGCGAGCGACGACAGCGCCGAGGAGATCTACGACGAGCTCGAGATTCTCGGCACCAACCGCCTGATCGCCCCCGTGCCTGGCGCGGTCAAGGGCTTCGCGCACGACGTGCTCAGCACCCGCGACGGCGTGAACCGCATCGCCGAGGCGATCAACAACGCCGCCGAGAAGGCGAAGGGCCGCGGGATCAAGATCGGCTACCACAACCACGACTTCGAGTGGCAGCCCGTCGAGGACGGCACGCCGGCGTACGACCAGTTCGTCCGCAACCTGAGCGACGACGTGTTCATCGAGCTCGACATCTACTGGACTGCGACCGCCGGGCAGAAGCCTGCCGACGTCGCTGCCCTCTACGCCAACAAGATCGTCCTGCTGCACGTCAAGGACGGCCCGGCGAAGCGCGGGGAGCTGCAGACCACCGTCGGCCAGGGCGTCGTCGACAACGTCGGCGCGATCATCAGCGCCACCATGGTCGAGTACCACATCGTCGAGCTCGACGAGTCCGCCGGCGACCCGTTCGACGACGCCGCTACCGGTGGCCAGTGGCTGGTCGACAACGGCCACTCCACCTGGGCCTGA
- a CDS encoding ADP-ribosylglycohydrolase family protein — MTTKYTYLPTVLDHEIAQRRVSGFDVSAIEKELANQSEITPALARELLTRLAELEAPEDWPYVEPSTLEGIQAELPASASTARLGLADLRDRLEAAWLGRSAGNCLGKPVEDGGRWNSESITVYLRRSGNYPINDYLRRLDPMPDGLELCDAWAESTKGRIKYVPRDDDLDYTLLGLHILQTHGFGYSTGDVAKEWLLRLPFHLTYSAERSTYRNLVNGVPAEECAVNDNPYREWSGAQMRGDIFGYVCAGRPRAAAMLSYPDASLTHVGNGIYAELWAAALVAASFTATSLRDAVLESFNHVPQRSRLAEALRWTLAVADSGVEWENAITQLLERYAQYHWRHAVPNAAVCALSLLYAEDDYTRAIGLAVQSGLDADTNGATAGSAAGAFSGRAGIPPHWTAPFGDTLRSGLAGFDRTSIRSLAEQTFALARASLTRAAPTTVVTTPATDPGTARAS; from the coding sequence ATGACGACGAAGTACACGTACCTCCCGACAGTTCTCGATCACGAGATCGCCCAGCGGCGCGTGAGCGGATTCGATGTGTCCGCGATCGAGAAGGAGCTGGCCAACCAGTCTGAGATCACTCCTGCGCTGGCCCGCGAGCTGCTCACCCGACTCGCCGAGCTCGAGGCTCCGGAGGACTGGCCGTACGTCGAACCGTCCACTCTGGAAGGCATTCAGGCCGAGCTGCCCGCGTCCGCGAGTACGGCGAGGCTGGGCTTGGCCGACCTGCGCGACCGGCTCGAAGCCGCTTGGCTCGGGCGCAGTGCCGGCAACTGTCTCGGTAAGCCGGTCGAGGACGGCGGTCGCTGGAACAGCGAGTCGATCACCGTCTATCTGCGGCGCTCGGGCAACTATCCGATCAACGACTACCTCCGCCGGCTCGACCCGATGCCGGACGGCCTCGAGCTGTGCGATGCCTGGGCCGAGTCGACCAAGGGTCGGATCAAGTACGTCCCTCGCGACGACGACCTCGACTACACGTTGCTCGGCTTGCACATCCTCCAGACGCACGGCTTCGGCTACAGCACGGGCGACGTCGCCAAGGAGTGGCTGCTGCGGTTGCCGTTCCACCTGACGTACTCCGCGGAGCGCTCGACGTACCGCAACCTCGTCAACGGCGTGCCGGCCGAGGAGTGCGCGGTCAACGACAACCCGTACCGGGAGTGGAGCGGCGCGCAGATGCGCGGCGACATCTTCGGGTACGTGTGTGCTGGTCGGCCGCGCGCTGCAGCGATGCTGTCGTACCCGGACGCCTCGTTGACCCATGTGGGCAACGGGATCTACGCCGAGCTGTGGGCCGCCGCGCTGGTCGCGGCCTCGTTCACCGCGACGTCGCTGCGCGACGCCGTTCTCGAGTCGTTCAACCATGTCCCGCAGCGGTCCCGCCTGGCGGAAGCATTGAGGTGGACGCTCGCGGTGGCCGACTCGGGGGTGGAGTGGGAGAACGCGATCACGCAGCTGCTCGAGCGGTACGCGCAGTACCACTGGCGGCACGCGGTGCCGAACGCCGCGGTGTGCGCGCTGTCGTTGCTGTACGCGGAGGACGACTACACCCGGGCGATCGGGCTCGCGGTGCAGTCCGGCCTGGACGCAGACACCAACGGTGCGACAGCCGGCTCCGCGGCGGGCGCGTTCTCCGGTCGCGCCGGCATCCCGCCGCACTGGACAGCCCCGTTCGGCGACACATTGCGGAGTGGGCTGGCCGGCTTCGACCGGACGAGCATCCGTTCACTGGCCGAGCAGACGTTCGCGCTGGCCCGCGCCTCGCTGACCCGCGCGGCCCCGACCACAGTCGTCACCACCCCCGCCACCGACCCCGGCACCGCCCGCGCCTCCTGA
- a CDS encoding acyl-CoA carboxylase subunit beta: protein MARRDHAKEVAVAREATLRPGDKGAAKLASQNKLYVRDRIALLADPGTFVEDGQLANASAEGLPADGVVTGRLLVDGRPALVVANDPTVKAGSWGARTVEKIVRITEIALRDELPIFWFIDSAGARITDQVDLFPGRRGAGRIFANQVALSGKVPQICCLFGPSAAGGAYIPSFCDIVIMVEGNASMYLGSPRMAEMVVGEKVTLEEMGGARMHASVSGCGDNLASDDAEAIESAKAFFSYVPGAWRTLPPSYDARPPAREFTADLVPEAENVGYDMYTVLDALLDEDTFFELKPLFAPEIIVGFGCLAGQVVGVVANNPAVKGGVLFVDSADKAARFIWLCDAFNVPLVYLADVPGFMIGSEVERQGIIRHGAKLITAVSEATVPTVSVVVRKAYGAGLYAMSGPGFSPDATLALPTAKIAVMGPEAAVNAVYYNKIAEISDPAEREEYVTRLREEYEDDIDILRLAADLVIDAVVEPGELRGELIARLAAASTKDRRGPEKRHGVPPV from the coding sequence GTGGCTCGCAGGGATCACGCCAAAGAGGTGGCCGTCGCTCGCGAGGCGACGCTGCGCCCGGGCGACAAGGGAGCCGCGAAGCTCGCCAGCCAGAACAAGCTGTACGTCCGCGACCGCATCGCGCTGCTCGCCGACCCCGGCACGTTCGTCGAGGACGGCCAGCTCGCCAACGCCTCGGCCGAGGGCCTGCCCGCCGACGGCGTCGTGACCGGGCGGCTGCTCGTCGACGGCCGCCCGGCGCTCGTCGTCGCGAACGACCCAACCGTGAAGGCCGGATCGTGGGGCGCGCGCACGGTGGAGAAGATCGTGCGCATCACCGAGATCGCGCTCCGGGACGAGCTGCCGATCTTCTGGTTCATCGACTCCGCCGGCGCCCGGATCACCGACCAGGTCGACCTGTTCCCAGGCCGCCGCGGCGCGGGGCGGATCTTCGCCAACCAGGTCGCGCTGTCCGGCAAGGTGCCGCAGATCTGCTGCCTGTTCGGGCCGTCCGCCGCCGGCGGCGCGTACATCCCGTCGTTCTGCGACATCGTGATCATGGTCGAGGGCAACGCCTCGATGTACCTCGGCTCGCCCCGCATGGCCGAGATGGTCGTGGGGGAGAAGGTCACGCTGGAGGAGATGGGCGGCGCTCGGATGCACGCGTCCGTCTCGGGCTGCGGCGACAACCTCGCGTCCGACGACGCCGAGGCGATCGAGTCCGCGAAGGCGTTCTTCTCCTACGTTCCTGGGGCGTGGCGCACGCTGCCACCGTCGTACGACGCGCGCCCGCCGGCGCGGGAGTTCACCGCCGACCTGGTGCCGGAGGCGGAGAACGTCGGGTACGACATGTACACCGTGCTCGACGCGCTGCTGGACGAGGACACGTTCTTCGAGCTCAAGCCGCTGTTCGCGCCGGAGATCATCGTGGGCTTCGGGTGTCTCGCCGGCCAGGTGGTGGGGGTGGTGGCCAACAACCCGGCGGTGAAGGGCGGCGTGCTGTTCGTCGACTCGGCGGACAAGGCGGCTCGGTTCATCTGGCTGTGCGACGCGTTCAACGTTCCGCTGGTCTATCTGGCCGACGTTCCGGGCTTCATGATCGGGTCCGAGGTGGAGCGGCAGGGCATCATCCGGCACGGCGCGAAGCTGATCACCGCGGTGTCGGAGGCGACCGTTCCGACCGTCTCGGTGGTGGTGCGGAAGGCGTACGGCGCGGGGCTCTACGCGATGTCGGGGCCGGGCTTCTCACCGGACGCGACGCTGGCGTTGCCGACGGCGAAGATCGCGGTGATGGGGCCTGAAGCGGCGGTGAATGCCGTGTACTACAACAAGATCGCGGAGATCTCGGACCCGGCTGAGCGCGAGGAGTACGTTACGCGGCTGCGCGAGGAGTACGAGGACGACATCGACATCCTCCGCCTCGCCGCCGACCTCGTGATCGACGCGGTGGTCGAGCCGGGCGAGCTGCGTGGAGAACTGATCGCGCGCCTGGCGGCGGCGTCGACGAAGGACCGTCGCGGCCCGGAGAAACGGCACGGCGTCCCGCCGGTCTAG